The following are from one region of the Populus trichocarpa isolate Nisqually-1 chromosome 8, P.trichocarpa_v4.1, whole genome shotgun sequence genome:
- the LOC7460662 gene encoding nuclear-pore anchor isoform X2, whose amino-acid sequence MHIFITDDDLARHSNDASYVAAKADEFIRGLQSELENVRAAADAASITAEQTCSLLEQKFLALSTEFSKLESQNAQLQSSLDDRLSELAQAQAQKHQLHLQSIGKDGEIERLTMEVSELHKSKRQLIELVEQKDLEISEKNATFNGYLDKIVNLTDRAANREARISELEAELARSQATCTRLLQEKELIERHNAWLNDELTAKVDTLMELRRRHADLEEDVSTKLADAERRFNESSSSSKRSMERVKELELKLTSVQEELCSSRDAAAANEERLSAELSTVNKLVELYKESSEEWSQKAGELEGVIKALETHLSQVENDYKERLEKEISARKQLEKEAGDLKDKLERCEADIESSRKTNELSLLPLNSYTTERWMDPLNNDDLADGNSMVVSKIPVGVSGTALAASLLRDGWSLAKMYAKYQEAVDALRHEQLGRKESEAVLQRVLCELEEKAGVILDERVEYERMVESYSVINQKLQHSFSEQANLEKTIQELKADLRRHERGYSFAQKEIVDLQKQVTVLLKECRDIQLRCGSSGHDQVDNSKAIAPVGMGVESDPENAILERLTFKDINGLVEQNVQLRSLVRNLSDQIEDRETVFKEKIEMELKKHTDEAASKVAAVLQRAEEQGHMIESLHTSVAMYKRLYEEEHKLRSSYSRSSDAAPVEEDGRRNRLLLLEDSQEATKKAQEKAAERLRSLEEDLAKSKSDIILLRSERDKMALDAKFARERLDSYMKEFEHQRNEMNGVLSRNVEFSQLIVDHQRKLRESSENLVASEELSRKLNMEVSVLKLEKEILSNAEKRACDEVRSLSERVYRLQATLDTIQSAEEAREEARAAEKRKQEEYVKKIEREWTEAKKELQQERDNVRALTSDREQTLKNAMRQIDDMGKELANTLHAVSAAETRAAVAETKLSELEKKMKVSDAKTASMNDSGISSSISATEVVTDLLMAKDEIQKLKEEARASKEHMLQYKSIAQVNETALKQMEDAHENFKKESEKLKESLENELLSLRGRISELDSEFSKKSEEVASAAVGKAEAFASALAEITCLKEENCSKTSQIVALESQISALKEDLEKEHERWRAAQANYERQVILQSETIQELTKTSQALSLLQQEASDLRKLVDAQKSANDELKSKWEVEKSMIEESKNQAKKKYDELNEQNKLLHSRLEAIHIQLAEKDRNAAGISSGSNAPGLGSDAGLQNVVNYLRRSKEIAETEISLLKQEKLRLQSQAAETAQASLHTERANSRTLLFSEEEIKSLQLQVRELTLLRESNMQLREENKHNFEECQKLREVAQNTKAQSDKLESLLRERQIEVEACKKEIEMDKVEKDHLEKRMSELLERCRNIDVEDYNRMKDDLRQMEEKLREKDAEMEGIKNLVSEQQEKILKLEQDLAKSESELNQRERRISDILQTEASLRSELEKQKKLSVQWKKKSEILSKEKEEFSKEKQALIKQIEDLKQGKRLLGNVTGEQVLKEKEEKEHRIQILEKTVERLREELKREREDLRTEKSKRQITEKAVLDSYKNVEQTKTKLEDKLELHKQVLKRISDELEKLKHAEGNLPEGTSVVQLLSGTILDDLAATYVSAIENFERVALSVSSELGAGVQSVENPLIPDASATVTPGQAVPSQATIVSPVAPHAHLPTKMAEEKERKVPVPKPNVETRKAGRKLVRPRLVRPEEPPSDVEMSEVDGSTSVAKLTPASESETQHNITLFSQPIARKRLASSSSDLNEQPLNQGETSSDVPPPVLKRPKGTDSVQEGSEGQAATPSETLVTLPAVEESAVADLSQGEEEAVAEKEEVETSGEKAEPPKESEQLDDTTQVEPENETNEVAEEILDKPSESGMEIYDGSKDHATAEDNQQLPVEFENEREEGELVAEVEEGADMSNMAGSPETGEVLPDTTPVASPARIDDEAMVPVGMESGEINSPEMITDEKNDEGDIVEEIGEGSDKSNDGGDQIAVETDQSPEAASVAGERTTATANTEMDASKQASSSGAEAEEVRQVSPASNTSTVVNLAERARQRAMLRQGGGGAPAVLSPPSGRGRGRVLRGRIARGARGGRGGRSGRGQTPGQQG is encoded by the exons ATGCACATCTTCATCACCGACGATGACCTCGCTCGGCACTCAAACGACGCGTCGTATGTGGCCGCGAAGGCCGACGAGTTCATCAGAGGATTGCAGAGCGAACTCGAAAACGTGAGGGCTGCGGCCGATGCGGCGTCGATCACCGCGGAACAAACCTGTTCGCTTCTCGAACAGAAGTTCTTGGCTCTTTCTACCGAATTCTCGAAGCTCGAGTCTCAAAACGCACAGCTTCAGTCCTCTCTCGATGATCGCCTCTCAGAACTTGCTCAGGCACAGGCACAGAAGCATCAGCTTCACTTGCAATCT ATTGGAAAGGATGGGGAGATAGAAAGGTTGACGATGGAGGTTTCGGAATTGCACAAGTCGAAGAGGCAGTTGATTGAGTTAGTGGAGCAGAAGGATTTGGAGATTAGTGAGAAGAATGCTACTTTCAATGGTTATCTTGACAAGATT GTCAATTTGACTGATAGAGCAGCAAATAGGGAGGCTCGAATAAGCGAACTTGAGGCAGAGTTGGCCCGTTCTCAGGCTACTTGTACTCGTCTTTTGCAG GAGAAAGAACTTATTGAGAGGCATAATGCATGGCTAAATGATGAATTGACTGCCAAAGTTGACACTCTCATGGAGTTACGCCGAAGGCATGCTGATCTTGAGGAGGATGTATCTACCAAGCTTGCAGAT GCAGAGAGACGGTTCAATGAAAGCTCTAGTTCATCGAAGAGGAGCATGGAAAGGGTGAAGGAGTTAGAACTGAAATTGACATCCGTGCAGGAG GAATTATGCTCCTCTAGAGATGCTGCTGCAGCCAATGAAGAGCGATTGTCTGCTGAACTCTCAACT GTAAATAAGCTTGTTGAATTGTACAAAGAAAGCTCTGAGGAATGGTCTCAAAAGGCAGGAGAGCTCGAGGGTGTGATCAAAGCTCTAGAA ACACATTTGAGTCAAGTTGAAAATGACTACAAAGAGAGATTGGAGAAGGAAATATCTGCTCGAAAACAATTAGAGAAG GAGGCGGGGGATTTGAAAGACAAACTTGAAAGGTGCGAAGCTGATATTGAAAGTAGCAGGAAAACTAATGAACTGAGTCTTCTTCCTCTCAACAGTTACACTACAGAAAG ATGGATGGATCCGCTCAATAATGATGATCTTGCTGATGGTAACAGCATGGTTGTCTCCAAGATCCCAGTTGGTGTTTCAGGAACTGCATTAGCAGCTTCTCTGCTCCGTGATGGTTGGAGT CTGGCTAAAATGTATGCAAAGTACCAAGAAGCGGTTGATGCTCTTCGCCATGAGCAATTGGGAAGGAAGGAATCAGAGGCAGTACTGCAACGG GTTTTGTGTGAACTAGAGGAGAAAGCAGGTGTAATTTTGGATGAAAGAG TTGAATATGAGAGAATGGTAGAATCATACTCTGTCATCAACCAAAAATTGCAGCACTCATTTTCTGAACAGGCAAACCTAGAGAAAACAATCCAAGAATTAAAG GCAGATTTGAGGAGGCATGAACGTGGTTACAGTTTTGCTCAAAAGGAAATTGTTGATCTTCAGAAACAG GTGACAGTTCTTCTAAAGGAATGTCGTGATATACAACTTCGGTGTGGATCTTCTGGgcatgaccaagttgataataGCAAAGCAATTGCTCCTGTCGGAATGGGCGTAGAGTCTGATCCTGAAAATGCAATCTTGGAACGCCTT ACCTTCAAGGATATAAATGGGTTAGTTGAGCAGAATGTTCAGCTCAGGAGCCTTGTGCGTAATCTTTCAGATCAGATTGAAGATAGGGAGACGGTGTTCAAG GAGAAAATTGAAATGGAACTCAAAAAACACACTGATGAAGCTGCCTCCAAAGTTGCTGCTGTGTTACAAAGAGCTGAAGAGCAGGGTCACATGATTGAATCACTCCACACTTCT GTTGCAATGTACAAAAGGTTGTATGAAGAGGAACACAAGCTTCGCTCATCTTATTCCCGCTCTTCAGATGCAGCTCCAG TTGAAGAGGATGGAAGAAGGAACCGTTTACTTCTGCTTGAAGATTCTCAG GAAGCTACTAAGAAGGCCCAGGAAAAGGCTGCTGAGCGATTAAGATCTCTTGAGGAAGATTTGGCGAAATCTAA GAGTGATATTATATTACTACGATCAGAACGTGACAAGATGGCTCTGGATGCTAAATTCGCTAGAGAAAGACTTGATAGTTATATGAAAGAATTTGAACATCAG AGAAATGAAATGAATGGTGTTTTATCAAGAAATGTGGAGTTTTCACAGTTGATAGTTGACCATCAAAGAAAGTTGCGTGAAAGTTCAGAAAATTTGGTTGCATCTGAGGAACTTTCTCGGAAGTTAAATATGGAG GTGTCTGTTCTAAAGCTTGAAAAGgagattttgtcaaatgctGAAAAGAGAGCATGTGATGAAGTTCGTAGTTTGTCGGAGAGGGTTTATCGCCTTCAG GCTACTTTGGACACTATTCAGAGTGCCGAGGAGGCTCGTGAG GAAGCAAGAGCTGCTGAGAAGAGGAAACAAGAGgagtatgtaaaaaaaattgag AGGGAATGGACTGAGGCCAAGAAAGAGCTGCAACAGGAGCGGGACAATGTTAGAGCTCTCACATCTGACCGTGAACAGACGTTGAAGAATGCCATGAGGCAAATTGATGACATGGGGAAGGAATTGGCTAATACGTTGCATGCTGTTTCTGCTGCTGAAACTAGGGCTGCTGTTGCTGAG ACCAAACTCTCCGAgctggagaagaagatgaaagttTCGGATGCTAAG ACTGCCAGTATGAATGACAGTGGCATATCTTCTTCTATTTCGGCTACTGAG GTTGTTACGGATTTGCTTATGGCAAAGGACgagatacaaaaattaaaagaggaaGCTCGGGCTAGCAAGGAGCACATGCTACAG TATAAGAGTATAGCACAGGTGAATGAAACTGCTCTAAAGCAAATGGAAGATGCCCATGAAAACTTCAAGAAAGAG TCAGAGAAGTTAAAGGAATCACTAGAAAATGAACTTCTTTCTCTGCGGGGGAGGATCTCAGAACTCGACAGCGAATTTAGTAAGAAGTCTGAAGAGGTGGCCTCTGCGGCTGTAGGAAAAGCTGAGGCTTTTGCTTCTGCTTTGGCAGAAATTACCTGTTTGAAGGAAGAAAACTGTAGTAAAAC CTCTCAAATTGTAGCGTTGGAATCTCAAATTTCTGCTTTGAAAGAGGATTTGGAAAAGGAGCATGAACGTTGGCGTGCTGCTCAAGCCAATTATGAAAGACAG gttattCTACAATCTGAGACAATTCAGGAGTTGACAAAGACATCACAAGCTTTATCCTTGCTACAACAAGAAGCATCTGACCTTCGTAAATTGGTGGATGCACAGAAAAGTGCAAAT GACGAGCTTAAGTCTAAGTGGGAGGTAGAGAAATCAATGATTGAAGaatcaaaaaatcaagcaaagaaGAAATATGATGAACTGAACGAACAG AACAAATTGCTGCATAGCCGGCTTGAGGCTATTCACATTCAATTGGCTGAGAAGGATCGAAATGCTGCTGGAATTTCTTCTGGAAGCAATGCTCCAGGATTAGGCAGCGATGCTGGGTTGCAGAATGTGGTTAACTATCTTCGAAGGTCAAAGGAAATA GCAGAAACAGAGATTTCTTTGCTAAAACAGGAAAAGCTTCGACTGCAATCACAA GCTGCAGAAACTGCCCAGGCTTCCCTTCATACTGAGCGTGCAAATTCAAGGACATTATTGTTCTCAGAGGAAGAGATAAAATCCCTTCAACTTCAG GTTAGAGAATTGACCTTGCTTCGTGAAAGCAACATGCAATTGAGAGAGGAAAACAAGCACAACTTTGAGGAATGCCAG AAATTGCGTGAAGTAGCACAAAATACTAAAGCACAGTCTGACAAGCTAGAATCTCTATTGAGGGAGAGGCAAATTGAGGTTGAAGCTTGTAAGAAGGAAATTGAAATGGACAAGGTGGAGAAAGATCACTTGGAAAAGAGAATGTCCGAG ctactTGAGAGATGTAGAAATATTGACGTGGAAGATTACAATAGGATGAAGGATGATCTTAGACAGATGGAG gaaaaattgagagagaaggATGCTGAGATGGAGGGAATTAAGAATCTTGTATCCGAACAGCAGGAAAAAATACTGAAATTGGAGCAAGACCTTGCCAAGAGTGAATCAGAATTGAACCAAAGAGAGAGAAGGATAAGTGACATTTTGCAAACAGAG GCTAGTCTCAGATCTGAGCTGGAGAAGCAGAAGAAGCTGTCTGTTCAGTGGAAG AAAAAATCTGAAATCTTATCAAAGGAGAAGGAAGAATTTAGCAAAGAAAAACAAGCACTCATCAAACAGATTGAGGACTTGAAACAAG GTAAAAGATTGCTGGGAAATGTTACTGGCGAGCAGGTCTTGAAggaaaaggaggaaaaagaacACAGAATACAG ATTCTGGAGAAAACTGTCGAGAGGCTAAGAGAGGAGTTGAAAAGGGAGAGAGAGGATCTTCGGACCGAGAAATCAAAGCGTCAGATTACAGAGAAGGCTGTTTTAGATTCCTACAAAAATGTTGAGCAG ACGAAGACAAAGTTGGAGGATAAACTTGAGTTGCATAAGCAGGTTCTGAAGCGCATATCAGATGAACTGGAAAAGCTTAAGCATGCAGAAGGCAATCTTCCAGag GGCACCTCTGTGGTTCAGCTTCTTTCTGGGACCATCTTGGATGATCTAGCTGCCACCTATGTATCAGCTATCGAGAACTTTGAAAGGGTAGCACTTTCTGTTTCCTCTGAACTTGGAGCTGGTGTCCAATCAGTGGAGAATCCTTTGATTCCAGATGCTTCTGCCACTGTTACTCCTG GTCAGGCAGTTCCTTCTCAGGCTACCATCGTTTCCCCAGTAGCTCCTCATGCTCACTTACCTACTAAAATGGCcgaagagaaggagagaaaagtTCCTGTACCCAAACCCAATGTTGAAACTCGTAAGGCAGGGAGGAAGCTGGTAAGACCCCGGCTTGTTAGACCTGAAGAGCCTCCAAGCGATGTTGAGATGTCAGAGGTGGATGGATCTACTAGTGTGGCAAAGCTTACACCCGCTAGCGAGTCTGAAACTCAACACAATATCACACTATTTTCTCAGCCAATAGCCCGCAAGCGCCTTGCTTCATCTAGTTCTGACTTGAACGAGCAGCCCCTTAATCAAGGAGAGACTAGCTCTGATGTTCCACCACCTGTTTTGAAGAGGCCAAAAGGTACTGATTCCGTGCAAGAAGGTAGTGAAGGACAAGCTGCCACTCCATCAGAGACTCTGGTGACACTTCCGGCGGTGGAAGAATCAGCTGTCGCTGATTTGTCTCAAGGTGAAGAGGAAGCTGTTGCAGAAAAGGAAGAGGTTGAGACTTCCGGAGAGAAAGCAGAACCTCCAAAAGAATCTGAACAATTAGATGACACAACTCAAGTTGAACCAGAGAATGAGACAAATGAAGTTGCTGAAGAGATTTTGGATAAACCAAGTGAAAGTGGAATGGAAATTTATGATGGTTCAAAGGATCATGCTACTGCAGAAGACAACCAACAATTACCTGTGGAGTTTGAAAATGAGAGGGAAGAGGGGGAACTAGTTGCAGAAGTCGAGGAAGGCGCTGATATGTCAAACATGGCAGGGAGCCCGGAAACTGGGGAAGTTCTTCCTGACACTACTCCTGTGGCTTCACCAGCTAGGATTGATGATGAAGCTATGGTTCCTGTGGGAATGGAGTCAGGTGAGATTAATTCTCCTGAGATGATCACTGATGAGAAGAATGACGAGGGTGATATAGTTGAAGAAATTGGTGAAGGTTCCGACAAGTCAAATGATGGTGGTGACCAGATAGCTGTGGAGACTGATCAGAGTCCTGAGGCTGCTTCAGTCGCTGGAGAGAGAACAACAGCTACTGCCAATACAGAAATGGATGCATCAAAACAAGCTAGTTCCAGTGGAGCAGAGGCAGAAGAGGTTAGACAGGTATCACCTGCAAGTAACACCTCTACTGTTGTGAATTTAGCAGAGCGAGCTAGGCAGAGGGCAATGCTGAGACAGGGTGGAGGTGGAGCTCCTGCAGTACTTTCTCCTCCAAGCGGTAGAGGCCGTGGAAGAGTTCTACGTGGTCGAATAGCACGTGGTGCACGTGGTGGGCGTGGTGGGCGAAGTGGACGTGGACAAACTCCCGGTCAACAGGGTTAA